Proteins from a single region of Natrinema amylolyticum:
- a CDS encoding glycoside hydrolase family 28 protein has protein sequence MTEPTEPTASFRIEPPAESNRDAESTDDLATERFQRTIDACRDDGGGTVTVSSGEYVLGTVHLRSDVTLRLEAGARLRPAESESAYVDRHVGPDGERPFVLAEGVENVAVVGEGTIDGRGTEIMDTDEPIRQHSGESEGHPLVSNAPHRARQGDDYLDWSGAIDEWPVAKPSFRPGPMIHLVDCEGVSIRDITLRDMPAWTLSLDDCVDVDIRGVTIRNHMRIPNCDGIAIGNSRNVRVADCAIEACDDAITLVSHDDRKRPCEHVTVTNCTLASSACAIKFGSETGGDIRHCTFDNCVVYGSNRGLGIQHRDGGLIEHVLFSNITVETHLLPGPWWGKAEPIYVTSVPRDDDTDLGAVRDVRFANVVADAENGALLYGHADATLEEIRLDAVSLSIEGGRYADRVGGNVDLQPTAVTAPIYESDISGLHCERVTDLALSDVALKWGDELPDYFAHGIRCVDVERLAIDGFAGRQARPEATASTAGTAETGSVTTAAAISLRGTTTSTIRNCRASPGTRTFLSARDCDDDRLFANNDCTAAETPIDGDCGYRTAGNVPPL, from the coding sequence ATGACCGAGCCCACGGAGCCGACTGCGTCGTTTCGGATCGAACCGCCTGCCGAATCGAACCGAGACGCGGAGTCGACGGACGACCTCGCGACCGAACGCTTTCAGCGCACGATCGACGCCTGCCGCGACGACGGCGGCGGTACCGTTACCGTCTCGAGCGGCGAGTACGTCCTCGGAACCGTCCATCTCCGCAGTGACGTGACGCTCCGCCTCGAGGCGGGGGCACGTCTGCGCCCCGCCGAGTCGGAGTCGGCGTACGTCGACCGCCACGTCGGCCCCGACGGCGAGCGGCCGTTCGTCCTCGCTGAGGGCGTCGAGAACGTCGCCGTCGTCGGCGAGGGGACGATCGACGGACGGGGGACCGAGATCATGGACACGGACGAACCGATCCGTCAGCACTCCGGCGAGAGCGAGGGACATCCGCTCGTCTCGAACGCGCCCCATCGCGCCCGACAGGGCGATGACTACCTCGATTGGTCGGGAGCGATCGACGAGTGGCCGGTCGCGAAGCCGTCGTTTCGGCCCGGACCGATGATTCACCTCGTCGACTGTGAGGGGGTTTCGATCCGCGATATCACGCTACGAGACATGCCCGCGTGGACGCTCAGCCTCGATGACTGCGTCGATGTCGATATCCGCGGCGTCACGATCCGCAACCACATGCGGATCCCGAACTGTGACGGGATCGCGATCGGCAACTCCCGCAACGTTCGGGTCGCCGACTGCGCGATCGAGGCCTGCGACGACGCGATTACGCTCGTCTCTCACGACGACCGAAAACGGCCCTGCGAGCACGTGACCGTCACCAACTGCACGCTCGCCTCGAGCGCGTGTGCGATCAAATTCGGCTCCGAGACCGGCGGCGATATCCGCCACTGTACGTTCGATAACTGCGTCGTCTACGGCTCGAACCGGGGGCTGGGGATCCAGCACCGCGACGGCGGCTTGATCGAGCACGTCCTGTTCTCGAACATCACCGTCGAGACGCACCTGCTTCCGGGGCCGTGGTGGGGGAAAGCCGAGCCGATCTACGTGACGTCGGTCCCGCGCGACGACGACACTGATCTCGGTGCGGTCAGAGACGTCCGGTTCGCGAACGTCGTCGCCGACGCGGAGAACGGTGCGCTCCTCTACGGACACGCGGACGCGACGCTCGAGGAGATCCGCCTCGATGCAGTCTCGCTGTCGATCGAGGGCGGCCGCTATGCGGACCGCGTCGGCGGGAACGTCGATCTCCAACCGACCGCGGTAACGGCCCCGATTTACGAGTCCGATATCTCCGGGCTCCACTGCGAGCGCGTCACCGATCTCGCGCTGTCCGACGTGGCTCTCAAGTGGGGCGACGAGCTTCCGGACTACTTCGCCCACGGGATCCGCTGTGTCGACGTCGAGAGGCTCGCGATCGACGGGTTCGCGGGACGGCAGGCACGGCCGGAAGCGACGGCGTCAACCGCGGGGACGGCAGAGACGGGGTCGGTCACGACGGCCGCAGCGATCTCGCTCCGGGGAACGACGACGAGTACGATCAGGAACTGCCGGGCGAGTCCGGGGACCCGGACCTTCCTCTCTGCGAGGGACTGCGACGACGACCGCCTGTTCGCGAACAACGATTGCACTGCCGCCGAGACGCCGATCGACGGCGACTGCGGCTACCGGACCGCGGGCAACGTCCCGCCGCTCTGA